One Paenibacillus sp. FSL W8-0186 genomic window carries:
- the rpmE gene encoding 50S ribosomal protein L31: MNEAIQPKYHVTTVTCACGNTFETGSVKQDLRVEICSNCHPFFTGKQKFVDAGGRVDKFKKKYGI; this comes from the coding sequence ATGAACGAAGCTATTCAACCTAAATATCACGTGACAACGGTAACTTGCGCTTGCGGAAATACCTTTGAGACAGGTTCTGTGAAACAAGACCTGCGCGTTGAGATTTGCTCCAACTGCCATCCATTCTTCACAGGTAAACAGAAATTCGTGGATGCTGGTGGACGTGTTGATAAATTTAAGAAGAAATACGGCATCTAA